In Streptomyces capitiformicae, one genomic interval encodes:
- the whiA gene encoding DNA-binding protein WhiA, translated as MAMTAAVKDEISRLPVTRTCCRKAEVSAILRFAGGLHLVSGRIVIEAELDTAMAARRLKRDILEIFGHSSELIVMAPGGLRRGSRYVVRVVAGGDQLARQTGLVDGRGRPIRGLPPQVVSGATCDAEAAWRGAFLAHGSLTEPGRSSSLEVTCPGPEAALALVGAARRLSIAAKAREVRSVDRVVVRDGDAIGALLTRLGAHESVLAWEERRMRREVRATANRLANFDDANLRRSARAAVAAGARVGRALEILGDDVPEHLAAAGRLRMEHKQASLEELGALADPPLTKDAVAGRIRRLLAMADKRASDLGIPGTEASLTEDMAENLVG; from the coding sequence ATGGCGATGACGGCAGCGGTGAAGGACGAGATCTCCCGGCTACCCGTCACCCGGACCTGCTGCAGAAAGGCGGAGGTCTCGGCGATCCTGCGGTTCGCGGGCGGGCTGCACCTGGTGAGCGGCCGCATCGTGATCGAGGCGGAGCTGGACACCGCGATGGCGGCCCGCCGCCTGAAGCGGGACATCCTGGAGATCTTCGGCCACAGCTCCGAACTGATCGTGATGGCCCCCGGTGGCCTGCGCCGGGGCTCGCGCTATGTCGTGCGCGTGGTCGCCGGCGGCGACCAGCTGGCCCGCCAGACGGGTCTGGTGGACGGCCGGGGCCGCCCCATCCGGGGCCTGCCCCCGCAGGTCGTCTCCGGTGCCACCTGTGACGCCGAGGCGGCCTGGCGTGGTGCGTTCCTGGCACACGGCTCCCTCACGGAGCCCGGACGCTCGTCCTCCCTGGAGGTGACCTGCCCGGGCCCGGAGGCGGCCCTCGCACTGGTCGGCGCGGCCCGGCGGCTGTCGATCGCCGCGAAGGCCCGCGAGGTACGGAGCGTGGACCGGGTCGTCGTACGGGACGGGGACGCGATCGGCGCGCTCCTCACCCGCCTCGGCGCCCACGAGTCCGTGCTGGCCTGGGAGGAGCGGCGGATGCGCCGCGAGGTCCGCGCCACGGCGAACCGGCTCGCCAACTTCGACGACGCCAATCTGCGCCGCTCGGCCCGCGCAGCCGTCGCCGCCGGTGCCCGCGTGGGCCGCGCCCTGGAGATCCTCGGTGACGACGTCCCCGAGCACCTCGCGGCCGCCGGCCGGCTGCGCATGGAGCACAAGCAGGCCTCCCTGGAGGAGCTGGGCGCGCTCGCCGATCCGCCGCTCACCAAGGACGCCGTCGCGGGCCGGATCCGCCGGCTGCTGGCCATGGCCGACAAGCGCGCCTCGGACCTGGGCATCCCGGGGACCGAGGCCAGCCTCACCGAGGACATGGCTGAAAACCTCGTCGGGTGA
- a CDS encoding gluconeogenesis factor YvcK family protein, with product MTGRAALRLSRLRRVTPEGRADRPAEARGARPRRRGAQPKVVALGGGMGLSASLAALRRITGDLTAVVTVADDGGSSGRLRDELGVLPPGDLRKALAALCGDDDWGQTWARVIQHRFQSQGALHEHAVGNLLIVALWEQLGDHVQALDLVGKLLGAQGRVLPMSAVPLELQALVKGHDPARPDEVDTVRGQATVALTPGDVQSVHVVPHDPPAVPEAVAAVRDADWVVLGPGSWFSSVIPHLLVPELLDALTETKARLVLSLNLAPQPGETDGFSPQRHLEVLARHAPKLALDVVLADEAAVPDRDSLTDAAERFGAAVELAPVARTDGSPRHDPELLAAAYDRIFRMHGRIGPWR from the coding sequence GTGACCGGACGTGCTGCGCTGCGGCTGAGCAGGCTGCGCCGGGTCACCCCCGAGGGCCGCGCCGACCGGCCCGCCGAGGCGAGGGGGGCGAGGCCCCGCCGCCGGGGCGCCCAGCCCAAGGTCGTCGCGCTCGGCGGCGGCATGGGCCTGTCCGCCTCGCTCGCCGCCCTGCGCCGGATCACCGGCGACCTCACCGCCGTCGTCACCGTGGCCGACGACGGCGGCTCCAGCGGACGCCTCCGCGACGAGCTGGGCGTGCTGCCGCCCGGCGACCTGCGTAAGGCCCTGGCCGCGCTGTGCGGCGACGACGACTGGGGCCAGACCTGGGCCCGCGTCATCCAGCACCGCTTCCAGTCCCAGGGCGCCCTGCACGAACACGCGGTCGGCAATCTGCTGATCGTCGCCCTGTGGGAGCAGCTCGGCGACCATGTCCAGGCCCTCGACCTGGTCGGCAAGCTGCTGGGTGCCCAGGGCCGCGTCCTGCCCATGTCGGCCGTACCGCTGGAGCTCCAGGCCCTGGTCAAGGGCCACGACCCGGCCCGCCCCGACGAGGTCGACACCGTACGGGGGCAGGCCACCGTCGCGCTCACGCCCGGCGATGTGCAGTCCGTGCACGTCGTGCCGCACGACCCGCCCGCCGTGCCCGAGGCCGTGGCGGCGGTCCGCGACGCCGACTGGGTGGTGCTCGGCCCCGGCTCCTGGTTCTCCTCGGTGATCCCGCACCTGCTCGTGCCCGAGCTCCTCGACGCCCTCACCGAGACCAAGGCCCGGCTCGTGCTGTCGCTGAACCTCGCCCCGCAGCCGGGAGAAACCGATGGCTTCTCCCCGCAGCGTCATTTGGAGGTTTTGGCACGACACGCCCCTAAACTCGCCCTGGACGTGGTGCTGGCCGACGAGGCCGCCGTGCCCGACCGCGACTCCCTGACCGACGCCGCCGAACGGTTCGGTGCCGCGGTCGAGCTGGCGCCGGTGGCCCGGACCGATGGATCTCCGCGGCACGATCCGGAGCTGTTGGCCGCCGCGTACGACCGTATTTTTCGGATGCATGGAAGGATCGGCCCATGGCGATGA
- the rapZ gene encoding RNase adapter RapZ, with protein sequence MTEHDERPELPERPERPEAQHQEHTAERGEAQIAAGDHASQHPAPQEDGAHVSTGIETPGVPEAAIPELVIISGMSGAGRSTAAKCLEDLGWFVVDNLPPALIPTMVELGARSQGNVARIAVVVDVRGRRFFDNLRDSLADLETKNVTRRIVFLESSDDALVRRFESVRRPHPLQGDGRITDGIAAERELLRELRGDADLVIDTSSLNVHELRAKMDAQFAGEEEPELRATVMSFGFKYGLPVDADLVVDMRFLPNPHWVPELRPYTGLNEEVSAYVFNQPGAKEFLDRYTELLQMIAAGYRREGKRYVTIAVGCTGGKHRSVATSEKLAARLASQGVETVVVHRDMGRE encoded by the coding sequence ATGACCGAGCACGACGAGCGCCCAGAACTCCCGGAGCGCCCAGAGCGTCCGGAAGCACAGCACCAAGAGCACACAGCGGAGCGCGGGGAAGCCCAGATCGCGGCGGGTGACCATGCCTCGCAGCACCCAGCGCCACAGGAAGACGGAGCACACGTGAGTACGGGCATCGAAACACCCGGGGTCCCCGAGGCGGCCATCCCCGAGCTGGTCATCATCTCCGGTATGTCCGGCGCCGGACGGTCGACGGCCGCCAAGTGTCTGGAGGACCTCGGCTGGTTCGTCGTCGACAACCTGCCGCCCGCGCTGATCCCCACCATGGTGGAGCTCGGCGCCCGCTCCCAGGGCAACGTGGCGCGGATCGCGGTCGTCGTCGACGTCCGCGGCCGCCGCTTCTTCGACAACCTCCGCGACTCCCTCGCCGACCTGGAGACCAAGAACGTCACCCGGCGGATCGTCTTCCTGGAGTCCTCCGACGACGCCCTCGTCCGCCGCTTCGAGTCGGTGCGCCGCCCGCACCCCCTCCAGGGCGACGGCCGCATCACCGACGGCATCGCCGCCGAGCGCGAGCTGCTGCGCGAGCTGCGCGGCGACGCCGACCTGGTGATCGACACCTCCAGCCTGAACGTGCACGAGCTGCGGGCCAAGATGGACGCCCAGTTCGCCGGCGAGGAGGAGCCCGAGCTGCGGGCCACCGTCATGTCCTTCGGCTTCAAGTACGGCCTCCCCGTCGACGCCGACCTGGTCGTGGACATGCGCTTCCTGCCCAACCCGCACTGGGTCCCGGAGCTGCGCCCGTACACCGGCCTCAACGAGGAGGTCTCCGCGTACGTCTTCAACCAGCCCGGTGCCAAAGAGTTCCTCGACCGCTACACCGAGCTGCTCCAGATGATCGCCGCCGGCTACCGCCGCGAGGGCAAGCGGTACGTGACGATCGCGGTCGGCTGCACCGGAGGCAAGCACCGCTCGGTAGCCACCTCCGAGAAGCTCGCCGCCCGCCTCGCCTCCCAGGGCGTCGAGACCGTGGTCGTACACCGGGACATGGGGCGCGAGTGA
- the uvrC gene encoding excinuclease ABC subunit UvrC, translating into MADPSSYRPSPGQIPDSPGVYKFRDEHRRVIYVGKAKSLRQRLANYFQDLAGLHPRTRTMVTTAASVEWTVVSTEVEALQLEYSWIKEFDPRFNVKYRDDKSYPYLAVTMNEQYPRVQVMRGHKKKGVRYFGPYAHAWAIRDTVDLLLRVFPVRTCSAGVFKNAARTGRPCLLGYIGKCSAPCVERISAEDHRELAEDFSDFMAGRTGTYIRRLEKQMMDAAEEMEYERAARLRDDIEALKKAMEKNAVVLADATDADLMAVAEDELEAAVQIFHVRGGRVRGQRGWVTDKVEAVTTSDLVEHALQQLYGEETGDSVPKEVLVPALPDPVGPVQEWLTGRRGSNVSLRIPQRGDKKALMETVQRNAQQSLVLHKTKRASDLTTRSRALEEIAEALDLDSAPLRIECYDISHLQGEDVVASMVVFEDGLARKSEYRRFQIKGRVGDTQIWHGEGQDDVRSMHEVIARRFKRYLAEKEKTGEWVEDADESAEAGDGLGGPANGLKDDDGRPKRFAYPPQLVVVDGGQPQVAAARRALDELGIDDIAVCGLAKRLEEVWVPGEDDPVVLPRTSEGLYLLQRVRDEAHRFAITYQRTKRAKRFRASPLDDVPGLGDTRKQALLKHFGSLKRLRAATIDQICEVPGIGRKTAETIAAALAQAAPAAPAVNTATGEIMEDEEPGTTADPSGEPVAAGSPDRRRGQET; encoded by the coding sequence ATGGCCGATCCCTCCAGCTATCGCCCCAGTCCGGGGCAGATCCCGGACTCTCCCGGGGTGTACAAGTTCCGTGACGAGCACCGTCGGGTGATCTACGTCGGGAAGGCGAAGAGCCTGCGCCAGCGCCTGGCGAACTACTTCCAGGACCTGGCCGGCCTCCACCCGCGCACCCGGACGATGGTCACCACGGCCGCCTCCGTGGAGTGGACGGTGGTGTCCACGGAGGTCGAGGCGCTGCAGCTGGAGTACTCCTGGATCAAGGAGTTCGACCCCCGGTTCAACGTCAAGTACCGCGACGACAAGAGCTACCCGTACCTCGCGGTCACCATGAACGAGCAGTACCCGCGCGTGCAGGTGATGCGCGGTCACAAGAAGAAGGGCGTCCGGTATTTCGGGCCGTACGCGCACGCGTGGGCCATCCGTGACACGGTCGATCTGCTGCTGCGGGTCTTCCCGGTGCGCACCTGCTCGGCCGGTGTCTTCAAGAACGCGGCCCGCACCGGCCGGCCCTGTCTGCTCGGCTACATCGGCAAGTGCTCGGCGCCCTGCGTGGAGCGGATCTCCGCCGAGGACCACCGTGAACTGGCCGAGGACTTCAGCGACTTCATGGCCGGGCGCACGGGCACGTACATCCGGCGCCTCGAGAAGCAGATGATGGACGCGGCCGAGGAGATGGAGTACGAGCGGGCCGCCCGGCTGCGTGACGACATCGAGGCCCTGAAGAAGGCCATGGAGAAGAACGCGGTCGTGCTCGCCGACGCGACCGACGCCGACCTGATGGCCGTCGCCGAGGACGAACTGGAGGCGGCCGTCCAGATCTTCCACGTACGCGGCGGACGCGTGCGCGGCCAGCGTGGCTGGGTCACCGACAAGGTCGAGGCCGTCACCACCAGTGACCTCGTCGAACACGCCCTCCAGCAGCTCTACGGCGAGGAGACGGGCGACTCCGTGCCCAAGGAAGTCCTCGTCCCGGCGCTGCCCGACCCCGTCGGACCGGTCCAGGAGTGGCTCACCGGGCGCCGCGGGTCCAACGTCTCCCTGCGCATCCCGCAGCGGGGCGACAAGAAGGCGCTCATGGAGACCGTGCAGCGCAACGCCCAGCAGTCCCTCGTCCTGCACAAGACCAAGCGCGCCTCCGACCTCACCACCCGCTCCCGTGCCCTGGAGGAGATCGCAGAGGCCCTCGACCTGGACAGCGCCCCGCTGCGGATCGAGTGCTACGACATCTCCCACCTGCAGGGCGAGGACGTCGTGGCGTCGATGGTCGTCTTCGAGGACGGGCTGGCCCGCAAGAGCGAGTACCGGCGCTTCCAGATCAAGGGTCGTGTCGGAGACACGCAGATCTGGCACGGCGAGGGCCAGGACGACGTCCGGTCCATGCACGAGGTCATCGCCCGCCGCTTCAAGCGGTACCTCGCCGAGAAGGAGAAGACCGGCGAGTGGGTGGAGGACGCCGACGAGTCCGCAGAAGCCGGGGATGGCCTCGGCGGCCCCGCGAACGGCCTCAAGGACGACGACGGCCGCCCCAAGCGCTTCGCCTATCCGCCCCAGCTCGTCGTCGTCGACGGCGGGCAGCCCCAGGTGGCCGCCGCCCGGCGGGCCCTCGACGAGCTGGGCATCGACGACATCGCCGTGTGCGGCCTCGCCAAGCGCCTGGAGGAGGTCTGGGTGCCCGGCGAGGACGACCCGGTGGTCCTGCCCCGCACCAGCGAGGGGCTGTATCTGCTCCAGCGCGTCCGTGACGAGGCCCACCGCTTCGCCATCACCTACCAGCGCACCAAGCGGGCCAAGCGCTTCCGGGCCAGCCCCCTGGACGACGTACCGGGGCTCGGCGACACCCGCAAGCAGGCCCTGCTCAAGCACTTCGGCTCGCTCAAGAGGCTGCGTGCCGCGACGATCGACCAGATCTGCGAGGTCCCCGGCATAGGCCGCAAGACGGCCGAGACGATCGCCGCGGCCCTCGCCCAGGCGGCTCCGGCCGCACCCGCCGTGAACACGGCCACTGGGGAGATCATGGAGGATGAGGAGCCCGGTACGACGGCGGACCCCTCTGGGGAGCCCGTGGCCGCGGGCTCCCCGGACCGGCGGCGAGGGCAGGAGACATGA
- a CDS encoding response regulator transcription factor produces the protein MDADQHPGRGRVVLADDDVLLREGLASLCERVGYEVVGQAGDADGLMDLVEAEQPDIAIIDIRMPPTQSTEGLKVAREIRERYPAVGILVLSAFVEVEDALELLAGGRSIGYLLKSRITVVDEFLETLDRIRRGGAVVDPSLVQELVAAQRRDDPLSMLSNREREVLGLMAEGRSNAGIGKRLWVTEGTVEKHVRSILGKLRLPEEPDDHRRVLAVLTFLETR, from the coding sequence ATGGACGCCGATCAGCATCCAGGGCGCGGACGGGTGGTGCTCGCCGATGACGACGTGCTCCTTCGGGAGGGACTGGCGAGCCTCTGCGAGCGCGTCGGCTACGAGGTGGTGGGGCAGGCCGGGGACGCCGACGGGCTCATGGACCTGGTCGAGGCGGAGCAGCCGGACATCGCGATCATCGACATCCGGATGCCGCCGACCCAGTCGACCGAGGGGCTGAAGGTGGCCCGCGAGATCCGGGAGCGGTATCCGGCGGTCGGGATCCTGGTCTTGTCGGCGTTCGTCGAGGTCGAGGATGCGTTGGAGCTGCTGGCCGGTGGGCGCAGCATCGGGTATCTGCTCAAGAGCCGGATCACTGTCGTGGACGAGTTCCTGGAGACGTTGGACCGGATCCGGCGGGGTGGGGCCGTGGTCGATCCGTCCCTGGTGCAGGAACTGGTCGCCGCGCAGCGGCGGGATGACCCCTTGTCGATGCTGAGCAATCGGGAGCGGGAGGTTCTCGGCCTGATGGCCGAGGGGCGGTCCAATGCGGGGATCGGGAAGCGGTTGTGGGTGACTGAGGGCACGGTCGAGAAGCATGTGCGGAGCATTCTGGGCAAGCTGCGGTTGCCTGAGGAGCCGGATGATCACCGGCGGGTGCTGGCTGTGCTGACGTTCTTGGAGACGCGCTAG
- a CDS encoding nitrate- and nitrite sensing domain-containing protein: MRRSPAQGRGPALLRPRPQGQGAVPFLSRLRVGPKLMLLVLLPVTCLLVFTALAAVAQWEEARTLRHFDDAIEVSFATGGVSDAVAHERIAAVRARLRPGPGTLRERFEAEQATDSALRGAFGHAVERPEADVAGVLDAVRRQLHALRVETGTTSLEAPVVARRYKGIETDLIDTVATLESGRPTRAAGRAADAHIALLRAIAAAERERAELAILFDAPAGERPTAAGRWTELEDAQLRAFRQTTSPELRSELDSVVFQGPGRAVRKVRDMLADADPRPADWPSYDRWLADSESYVDDLRGIQERAERELAVTADRELSATRTRAFTELGVSLAVLFLVTLLALALRRSITRPLGQVAAGARALSDGDLSYDIRYAGRDELGDVADTFRELRVTTERLAEQIRAMNTAIDANRLEHRADVDSFDGTWAQLLGGMNGTMASFAAAHGRRRRAEQELEGIFNLSLDLLCISGIDGYFKRVNPAFERTLGYVSETLIARPLMEFVHDDDRDRTREAIERLAGGAEVAEFVNRYIRADGTECWLQWSARPVPEEGLIYAAARDVTESRRAALEQTALRRVATAVARGVPPFEVFAKVAEEVGSLLSTAAAVLRYEPDGANKVLGIAHADVELSAEDARLVGSEAAAQVVDEVARTWSAARVGSAVGAPIVVEGRLWGVVVAASLLDPLPEGTESRLADFTELIATAVANADSRDQLRASRARVVAAGDASRRRIERDLHDGVQQRLVSLQLELRMAESLVEDASSELARQLAHLGKGLDDTFQDLLQVARGIHPAVLSKGGLGPALRALARRCAIPVELDLRLSTARFPEQAEVAAYYVISECLTNAVKHARASVVTVAAEDQQGVLELIVRDDGVGGAEPDKGSGLIGLIDRVEAIGGRLTVASPPDSGTTMTVRLPVTPPPDTESHA, encoded by the coding sequence ATGCGCCGCTCACCTGCGCAAGGACGAGGCCCGGCTTTGCTCCGCCCACGCCCTCAAGGGCAGGGCGCCGTGCCGTTCCTGTCCCGCCTCCGCGTCGGCCCCAAGCTGATGCTGCTCGTCCTGCTGCCGGTCACCTGCCTGCTGGTGTTCACGGCCCTCGCCGCCGTGGCCCAGTGGGAGGAGGCGCGGACCCTGCGTCACTTCGACGACGCCATCGAGGTGTCGTTCGCGACCGGAGGGGTCTCCGACGCCGTCGCACACGAGCGGATCGCGGCCGTGCGGGCCCGGCTGCGCCCCGGACCGGGCACGTTGCGCGAGCGCTTCGAAGCCGAGCAGGCCACCGACAGCGCGCTGCGAGGGGCCTTCGGGCACGCTGTCGAGCGGCCGGAGGCCGACGTCGCCGGTGTCCTCGACGCCGTCCGCCGGCAACTGCACGCGCTGCGCGTCGAGACGGGCACCACCTCGCTGGAGGCGCCGGTCGTGGCCAGGAGGTACAAGGGCATCGAGACCGATCTGATCGACACCGTCGCCACCCTGGAGTCCGGGCGCCCGACCAGGGCCGCGGGCCGTGCGGCCGACGCCCACATCGCGCTGCTGCGGGCCATCGCCGCCGCCGAACGGGAACGGGCCGAACTCGCCATCCTGTTCGACGCCCCCGCCGGTGAACGCCCCACCGCCGCCGGCCGCTGGACCGAACTGGAGGACGCCCAGCTGCGGGCGTTCCGGCAGACCACGTCCCCGGAGCTGCGGTCCGAGCTGGACAGCGTCGTCTTCCAGGGCCCCGGACGCGCCGTGCGCAAGGTCCGCGACATGCTCGCCGACGCCGACCCCCGGCCCGCCGACTGGCCCTCGTACGACCGCTGGTTGGCCGACTCCGAGAGCTACGTCGACGATCTGCGCGGCATCCAGGAGCGGGCCGAGCGTGAACTCGCCGTCACCGCCGACCGCGAGCTGAGCGCCACCCGGACGCGGGCCTTCACCGAACTGGGCGTCTCCCTGGCCGTCCTGTTCCTCGTCACTCTCCTCGCGCTTGCCCTGCGCCGCTCGATCACCCGTCCCCTGGGGCAGGTGGCCGCCGGCGCCCGGGCCCTGTCGGACGGCGACCTCTCGTACGACATCCGCTACGCGGGACGCGACGAGCTCGGGGACGTCGCCGACACCTTCCGTGAGCTGCGGGTGACCACCGAACGGCTGGCCGAGCAGATCCGGGCCATGAACACGGCGATCGACGCGAACCGGCTCGAACACCGGGCCGACGTCGACTCCTTCGACGGCACCTGGGCCCAACTGCTGGGCGGCATGAACGGCACCATGGCCTCCTTCGCCGCCGCCCACGGGCGCCGCAGACGGGCCGAACAGGAACTGGAGGGCATCTTCAACCTCTCCCTGGACCTGCTGTGCATCAGCGGCATCGACGGCTACTTCAAGCGCGTCAACCCGGCCTTCGAACGCACCCTGGGGTACGTGAGCGAGACGCTGATCGCCCGGCCGTTAATGGAGTTCGTCCACGACGACGACCGGGACCGCACCCGGGAGGCCATAGAGCGGCTGGCGGGCGGCGCCGAGGTCGCCGAGTTCGTGAACCGGTACATCCGCGCGGACGGCACCGAGTGCTGGCTGCAGTGGAGCGCACGGCCGGTCCCCGAGGAAGGCCTCATCTACGCCGCAGCCCGCGACGTCACCGAGAGCCGCCGGGCCGCCCTCGAACAGACCGCGCTGCGCCGGGTCGCCACCGCGGTCGCGCGCGGTGTGCCGCCGTTCGAGGTGTTCGCCAAGGTGGCGGAGGAGGTGGGGTCCCTGCTGAGTACGGCCGCGGCCGTACTGCGCTACGAGCCGGACGGTGCCAACAAGGTCCTCGGTATCGCGCACGCCGACGTCGAGCTGAGCGCGGAGGACGCCCGCCTGGTAGGGAGTGAGGCGGCGGCGCAGGTGGTCGACGAGGTGGCCCGCACCTGGTCCGCGGCCCGGGTCGGCAGTGCCGTGGGCGCGCCCATCGTCGTCGAGGGGCGGCTGTGGGGCGTCGTCGTCGCGGCCTCGCTCCTGGACCCGCTGCCCGAGGGCACCGAATCCCGGCTCGCCGACTTCACCGAACTGATCGCCACCGCCGTCGCCAACGCCGACAGCCGCGACCAGCTGAGAGCCTCACGCGCGCGTGTCGTGGCCGCCGGGGACGCCTCCCGGCGCCGTATCGAACGCGACCTGCACGACGGTGTCCAGCAGCGCCTGGTCTCCCTCCAACTGGAGCTGCGGATGGCGGAGTCCCTGGTCGAGGACGCCTCGTCGGAACTGGCCCGGCAACTGGCACACCTGGGAAAGGGCCTCGACGACACCTTCCAGGACCTCCTCCAGGTGGCCCGGGGCATCCACCCGGCCGTGCTCTCCAAGGGCGGCCTCGGCCCCGCCCTGCGCGCCCTTGCCCGCCGCTGCGCCATACCCGTCGAACTCGACCTGCGGCTCTCCACCGCCCGCTTCCCGGAACAGGCCGAGGTGGCCGCGTACTACGTCATCTCGGAGTGCCTGACCAACGCCGTCAAGCACGCACGCGCGAGCGTGGTGACCGTGGCGGCCGAGGACCAGCAGGGTGTCCTGGAACTGATCGTCCGCGACGACGGCGTCGGGGGAGCCGAGCCGGACAAGGGCTCGGGGTTGATCGGACTGATCGACCGCGTCGAGGCGATCGGCGGCCGGCTGACCGTCGCCAGCCCGCCGGACAGCGGTACGACGATGACGGTACGGCTCCCCGTCACACCGCCGCCGGATACGGAGAGTCACGCATGA
- a CDS encoding sugar ABC transporter substrate-binding protein: MKTPRGGVGRRRFRRALLSGMSAAALLLAGCSAGDGDRQGEEDKAAGDTTCDGRIEGTAHITMWFHAGQSGEQSTLRSQVEEFNKAQRQVRVELVTLPEQRPYTELVLSAAASGDLPDLLDFDGPNLYSYAWSGKLRPIDSCVPAEVREDLLPSIREQGTYDRRLWGVGTFDSGLGLYVRPSVLEEAGVRIPRGIEDAWTADELTGILRELRAEGYEAPLDLNFHDSKLADEWNTYAFAPAVWSAGGDLIDPEEFRTADGFLNGPETAGALTTMQSWVEKGYVDRGKDESAFVKGRSPISWMGHWKYGEYSEAHPGDIALVPLPDFGTGTVTGMGSWQWGIPSGAADGDAVWRFLEYLLRPEQVLRMSEANGAIPATERAVKMSAPYDEDGPERLFIEQLRGGVARPRPQTPAYPAVTQAFARAVAEVVFAGAPAKKTLDQAVEDIDKDLAAHDGYPESKP, translated from the coding sequence ATGAAGACACCGCGCGGAGGTGTCGGCAGACGCCGGTTCCGTCGTGCCCTGCTGTCGGGGATGTCGGCGGCCGCCTTGCTGCTGGCGGGGTGCAGCGCCGGTGACGGGGACCGGCAGGGCGAGGAGGACAAGGCGGCGGGCGACACGACCTGCGACGGCAGGATCGAGGGCACCGCGCACATCACGATGTGGTTCCACGCGGGCCAGAGCGGTGAGCAGAGCACCCTGCGCAGCCAGGTCGAGGAGTTCAACAAGGCCCAGCGGCAGGTACGGGTCGAACTGGTCACCCTGCCCGAGCAGCGCCCCTACACCGAGCTCGTGCTGTCCGCGGCGGCCAGCGGTGACCTGCCGGATCTCCTCGATTTCGACGGCCCGAACCTCTACAGCTACGCCTGGTCCGGCAAGCTCAGGCCGATCGACTCCTGCGTGCCCGCCGAAGTCCGCGAGGATCTGCTTCCCTCGATCCGGGAGCAGGGCACGTACGACCGGCGGTTGTGGGGCGTCGGCACCTTCGACTCCGGGCTCGGCCTGTACGTACGGCCGTCGGTCCTCGAGGAGGCGGGCGTCCGAATCCCCAGGGGCATCGAGGACGCCTGGACCGCCGACGAGCTGACGGGCATCCTGCGCGAGCTCCGCGCCGAGGGCTACGAGGCGCCGCTGGACCTGAACTTCCACGACTCGAAGCTCGCCGACGAGTGGAACACCTACGCCTTCGCCCCGGCCGTCTGGTCGGCGGGCGGCGACCTCATCGACCCCGAGGAGTTCCGCACTGCCGACGGCTTCCTCAACGGCCCGGAGACCGCCGGGGCGCTCACCACCATGCAGAGTTGGGTGGAGAAGGGGTACGTCGACCGGGGCAAGGACGAGAGCGCGTTCGTAAAGGGCCGCAGCCCCATCTCCTGGATGGGCCACTGGAAGTACGGCGAGTACAGCGAGGCGCACCCGGGCGACATCGCGCTCGTGCCGCTGCCCGACTTCGGCACCGGCACCGTCACCGGAATGGGATCCTGGCAGTGGGGCATCCCCTCGGGCGCGGCCGACGGCGACGCGGTGTGGCGCTTCCTCGAGTACCTGTTGCGGCCGGAGCAGGTACTCAGGATGAGCGAGGCGAACGGCGCGATCCCGGCGACCGAGAGGGCCGTGAAGATGTCGGCGCCGTACGACGAGGACGGCCCGGAGCGGTTGTTCATCGAGCAGTTGCGCGGCGGCGTCGCCCGGCCCCGGCCGCAGACCCCCGCGTACCCGGCGGTCACCCAGGCCTTCGCCCGCGCGGTCGCCGAGGTCGTCTTCGCCGGGGCTCCCGCGAAGAAGACACTGGACCAGGCGGTCGAGGACATCGACAAGGACCTGGCCGCCCACGACGGCTACCCGGAGAGCAAGCCGTGA
- a CDS encoding response regulator, translating into MSMRCLIVDDSARFLEVARTLLERDGIRVVGVASTGAQALARTVELAPDLVLLDIDLGGESGLELAPRLARTASCVIILTSTHPLDDVQELVAASPARGFLHKSKLSGQALRDLLGPDCGSLAT; encoded by the coding sequence ATGTCCATGCGCTGTCTCATCGTCGATGACAGTGCCCGGTTTCTGGAGGTCGCCCGCACGCTGCTCGAACGCGACGGGATCCGTGTCGTAGGCGTGGCCTCCACGGGCGCGCAGGCGCTCGCGCGGACCGTGGAACTGGCCCCGGACCTCGTCCTGTTGGACATCGACCTGGGCGGCGAGAGCGGACTGGAGCTCGCGCCGCGGCTCGCGCGCACCGCGTCCTGCGTCATCATCCTGACCTCCACACACCCACTCGACGACGTCCAGGAACTCGTCGCCGCCAGCCCCGCCCGGGGCTTCCTCCACAAGTCGAAGCTCTCGGGACAGGCCCTGCGCGACCTGCTGGGGCCCGACTGCGGGTCCTTGGCGACCTGA